A window of Phragmites australis chromosome 15, lpPhrAust1.1, whole genome shotgun sequence genomic DNA:
CCAAGTGCCTAAAATCTGACCTATTGCAAAAAGGAATAGGGTTGCAACTTGTGGCattcacaaaatatttttgccAGGGTTTGTCACTTACTACAGATCATCCATGACGCGTCACCCCAGTATGCAAGATTACAAGCATTTGCCGTGCCATTGTTATCTCCATTTATGTCGATTGCATCCAAAAGTACAAATtgcaaattcaaaaataaagatTTGCAATTAGTAGTCCTTGGATACTGGAAGAAACTCATGTCTTCAGCATATGTTCATTGACTTCTGAGATAATGGAATAAGCATGCCTCCCTTAAGTAGTACTTCTTACTTCTAGAACACCAGAAAACAAACTATCCTCAAACACAAACTTTTGAAACCCAAAAACAATAGAAACATGCATAGGATAGTCCCCGAAACAAAAACACTAGCAACCTTATCCatctatttccacagacggCAGGATTGCTTCCAACTATTTTACTCCCAGAGTTTACAGAAAGCAGGGACGCCAGAGATGTCATCCCAGTTATTGTTAGCAGAATTGTTCTACTGCTTCGTCTACGATCACAGAGCAGCACTACATTACAACGTTCTCCAGTGATGCATAGCAACTCTGGAAGATACAACACCAAAACACGTACCCATCATACTTTCATCAACCATGACTAAAAGATCTCACACAAAAATGCATCCATTCAAATAACAAGGCGATACAGACTATGAAAGGTTATCTGCTCACATTTCATCTAACGATGTGGCACCAAATTGGCCGGTTACATTCCTCATCAGAAGTAAGCAAACATAAAATTTTCTAGGTTCTAGGTTTGTTACAATAGCTACATCAATAAGTTTACACAAAACACACACCCACGAGCACACACGGCAACAAGCCATAAATAATACATGGCTGCAGTGGGGCCACTCTACCGGGGCCCCGGTAAGCTGTGAGAAGGACAAAAACAACAGCTTTGCTAAAAAAAACACACTGATTGATGATGGGTGTTGTGGTTAGATCAGAAACACCTCATCTCATCTTTGTCACTTCCTCATGACCTCTCACCTAGTGTTAACCTCCTGTTTATGGCTGCCGCCTACGTAGTTTCCGTTGCTGTTATTGCTAGTGTTCTTGTGAAGCTGGCCCTCGTCGTCATGCTGCTGTGCCTTTGGTGCTTCGATGCTCATTCCCAATGTTGTCGTGACGCTTGGTACCTGGGAGTGAACCATTCCACAGTTCACAAGTATGAAATTTCTACGGTTAGATAATGTTGACATAGCGACAAATGCTGTAAGAGACTTGCATCATCAAGGAAAATGGAGAAGGATGGGTGAAGTTCCATGTGCTCACCACCAGGCGTGAATTCTCTGCTTCCATGTCTTCACAGGCCTTCTTAAGGTTGTCAAGTTCTGCTCTAAGAGCATTGTTCTCAGTTGTCAGCTCCGCTACCTTCTTGGCTAATTCCTCACACTcttgctgaaaaaaaaaaaacagaacatGGAAAATGCAAAAAGATTACTTATAATAAAATTTTCCTCTGTTATAAATATAATTGTCACTACACAGAAAGTAAGAAAAGAGGATTAATTTTGTCATAAAAAGACAAATATTCCATATTGTTATACATTCAAGCCCTCCTCTATGATCATACGCCATATATACTGTTATGCATGTTTGTATTTAAGAGCAGAGTAGCTTCTAGGCAACTTAGTTTAGCTGAGGTTGCAAGTCCAAGTTGAAGTCAAAATTGCAACAACTTTTCTTGTATCCTCAATGAATTTCTAGCTCCACAAGAGGCTAAATCCACACACGAGTGAAATTTTTTTGCATGAAAAGTTGAAAACCATTAACAACATACATGCTAAACATTGATAAAGTGGCGTTTAACAGAGGAATAAAGCATCATAACAATGCAAGTCATCCAAGAAATTAATAAATGGTCAAAGAAATCATCATCTTAAAACGCAAGTCATCCAAAAAATAAGTCAACTGCATGAGCCAGAGAGGGAAAGCAGATACAAGCATTGCTTGCTCCCTAAATCTGTATATATTGAATAAGTGAGGGGATTGAGTGGTTTACAAAGGAAGTGTTTGTCCTCATAACGTGAGTATAGAGAACGACAAGAACATAGCAAACAGCACCTCATACAAGAAATATTGAAGTTGGAAATATTATCATTTAACATAGTACGTGCACAACAAGGGGGGGAGAAAAGCTAAAGTGATAGGGCCCAAATTATCAAATTCGTTTTCTTTTTCAGTTAGCACATGCTCTGATTGATAGTTTCTTTTCGTGTAATGTAAATAACTATTTGAATATTATTACTTGCCTAAACACATTTTCCCAGTTGGCAATCTTAATACACTCTCTGGACCATGCTTATGACACTTCTAAAAAGAAAACTTATATAGTAGCCACAAGATAGGAAATAGCCATTAGCACTCCAAATAGTATCCCACATTACCCTGAAGGCAAGCTGTAATTAAAATGGAAAACACATGCATATCAAAACTGAGTTGGACAAACAAACCATTCTGAGGAAAATCATTTGGCTGCCAGACCAAATCCTAACAAGAACATTTGATAAATATGCAAGCGGTAGTAAAATATACTCTTTATCACtggtcaaaagaaaaatatgctctttATCATTCTGCATCAACGCACTCTAGTATGCAATATACCAAGGAAAGTATGGCCTCAACCAAAACCAGTATTTTTGGCTTAAGGTAACATTTATGGGGTTTCAGTTCATCAAATACTAGCATTTATCTATTATTGTTTGCTTGTTGCAAAAATTGATGGTTTTTGGTGGATTGTAGCTGTTCAAGTATGATCAGGTGGTATCCGGCGGCACAAAATTCCTTCCTGTTGTGACCCATATGTCTAGTTATCTTCCTACCTCTCAGATTTTCATCCTTTGGCTGCATTCACATTCTGCTTTCATGCACTTACAGTGATTTGAAATGACGAATGAAAAACATGTCTCCCTCATCCGATTTGTCGCTTTGTTCGTGTTATGTTTCAGTGAATGCAGAATTGAAATGTTTCACCTAATTAGGTTCATTATACTATTTACTGTTTGGTGAATTAGGTGGATGGTACATAAAAGGAATTAAGAAAATACCTAGTAAACTGAACCACATGAACCAAATAAGCTTTATGGCATCCCTGCTGAAGGAGCAGGGTAGGTAAGTCTTATGCGTTCAACACTTACCATCAAATCTCTGTTACTCAAATGTCAATTCATTGCTCAACATCACACTTAGCACAACTAATAATGAAGAACATGAGGTTTGTTTGCTGGAGGTTCATGATGCTTATCAGGATCTGATATAACACTAACAGGTTCCGGTAGCATTTGTTCGAATAAAATGTTTCACAGAGCCCAAAGCTGAGCTACCATACACACTATAAAATGTTCCAGTAGCATTATATTGTTTTCTCACCATTTTTTCATTTGGATCtcatgggtttcatctctagcctaccccaacttgcttgggacaaaggctttgttgttggtGGTGTGTTATATGTGTTAGGGTAAACATCCGCCAGGAAGATAGCCGGACGGCGTCGGCTGCTAATGGAGGGATTAGATCATAGATTGAggagacttagaatattggGGGAGACTAGAGAAGGGGATTGGGAACTAGATTGATTTatcttgcttgattacaatgaaTGGTGtgccctcctttatataggagcCGGCCCTAAGAATCTAATCTAATCAATCTTATCTCTAATACTAACTAAtagatcttatctctaactaatctaatctGATCCCTAAcaactaatcttatctctaacctgTGCTACAGTATGAGCGATGCCACAGTGACACACATTGCTGCAGTTCCGCTGGCCACGCTCGTGGACAGTATTTCCAGCACATAACAATATGCTTAACATCAGTTAATCCAAGGTCATCCTGTTTGCAAAGATCTTTGAGTGACTCAGATTAATGCTAATGGTAGGGCAAGCGCACACAGTAATTTTGGCAAatctggcaaaaaaaaaaaaaaactgtcacATGATCCTCTAGCCTCCTTGTCTCGATTGTGTTAACATGAAAGTGGATGTTTACTAGGTTCACTGGAACTAGTGTTTATGAGGAGAATttacacaaaaagaaaaaaagaagataatgaTTAGTTTTCAAAGTGACATTCTGGAGGATGAAAAAACATTGATTCCAACACTACCTGCTTGCGTAACCTTGATCTCCTTGCAGACTCCCTGTTAGACTGTTTTCGCCTCTCCCTCTTTAACTCACGCTCATCCTGAAAAAAGGAATATTCAGACAAACAAATGCTGAATGAGGCACAGAAATTGTCTTCAACTATGTATAGACAGAAATTGTCTTCAACTATGTATAATAGACAAAACCCATGAACAATGACTTGTAAGTATTGAAACATTCTTAAACAGTTATGTGCACATAGTAAAATCACTTTCAGGATGTGGCCATACAATTTAGCAAGAGCTATCCATACCAGATGAGCAACGCCATCAAGCCGTGCAAGTGCCAAGCCGGGACTCGCTTCCCCTTGCACTGCAGGAACTGCTAAGGTTGGAGAAGCACTCCAAAGATCTATCCCAATGTTCAAATTTGGGGTGGCATTCGGAAGTGCTGCCCGCCCAGGTGCAGACACCGGAAGCTTCGAGGCAGACCTCCCCTTCACTGGATACGGTGACTCGACAGCAGCATAGCGCACAACAGCAGCATGAGATGGCTCACCTGGTAAACACAAGTCTTTAATCACCCACACCTTTCCAAAGGAGCAGCTCAAGACAAAACCAACCTTCAGCTGATGTGTTACCAGATTTCCTCTTCTTATGCGCAGGCGAACCCTGTAGAAAACAAACATGAAACACACAAAGCCATAAGCATACCAATTATGGGAAACATGCAATTTAAAAATGGTGCCTTGCGTCACAGCAAGTTGCTTGGTACCTTATGGTCAGTGTCATCATCTCTCGTCCCTGACGACTCCTCACTGCCGCTGTCACCGCTGCACACGCAACAAAATTCAAACTCAATTtgaccaaaaaaagaaaagggggcaAAAAATTAAACCAGATTACTCTGCAAAAGGGAAAGCTGGTACCTCCGGGAGGCGTCCTCGCCAGACGGCGCGCCGTAGCTGCCCTTCTCAGGCGACGCGACCCCGCCCTTCCCCTTGCCTTTCCCTTCCGCCGCCggggccgccaccgccgcgacAGCTTCGCTCGTCGGGTAAGGCACGCCctgcacagcagcagcagcaaattCAAACCAAATCGAAGCCTAATTCCTCCCAATTGGACACGGGAGAGCACCAAAGGAGGAGGCTCGCACACTCACCGCGGCCATGGACGCGTGCGCGTAGTACGCCGCCGCTGCGGCCGGGTGGTAGACGGGGAACGGCACTGGCGCGCCGtacggagtccccgccgtcgctgcCGCCATCAGGTGCTGCATCCGGGGGACAAGCAAACAAAGCAAACCCTAGTCAgaacccgccgccgccaccattcCTCTCCCGCAC
This region includes:
- the LOC133892903 gene encoding DNA-binding protein EMBP-1-like isoform X2, whose protein sequence is MASSDDEQPKPPEPPAAAAPPQSHAEWAASLHAYYAAAGHPYAWPAQHLMAAATAGTPYGAPVPFPVYHPAAAAAYYAHASMAAGVPYPTSEAVAAVAAPAAEGKGKGKGGVASPEKGSYGAPSGEDASRSGDSGSEESSGTRDDDTDHKGSPAHKKRKSGEPSHAAVVRYAAVESPYPVKGRSASKLPVSAPGRAALPNATPNLNIGIDLWSASPTLAVPAVQGEASPGLALARLDGVAHLDERELKRERRKQSNRESARRSRLRKQQECEELAKKVAELTTENNALRAELDNLKKACEDMEAENSRLVVPSVTTTLGMSIEAPKAQQHDDEGQLHKNTSNNSNGNYVGGSHKQEVNTR
- the LOC133892903 gene encoding DNA-binding protein EMBP-1-like isoform X1 — translated: MASSDDEQPKPPEPPAAAAPPQSHAEWAASLHAYYAAAGHPYAWPAQHLMAAATAGTPYGAPVPFPVYHPAAAAAYYAHASMAAGVPYPTSEAVAAVAAPAAEGKGKGKGGVASPEKGSYGAPSGEDASRSGDSGSEESSGTRDDDTDHKGSPAHKKRKSGNTSAEGEPSHAAVVRYAAVESPYPVKGRSASKLPVSAPGRAALPNATPNLNIGIDLWSASPTLAVPAVQGEASPGLALARLDGVAHLDERELKRERRKQSNRESARRSRLRKQQECEELAKKVAELTTENNALRAELDNLKKACEDMEAENSRLVVPSVTTTLGMSIEAPKAQQHDDEGQLHKNTSNNSNGNYVGGSHKQEVNTR